From a region of the Streptomyces venezuelae genome:
- a CDS encoding DUF4239 domain-containing protein, giving the protein MSEWLVLSLAMAAACAVVLSIAFLNHRRIGDDDDPNETPDVIEYMTMMIGVIYAIVLGLAIAGVWEGRGAAQEYVRQEAQALHEISVRSEVYPAEVRKRIRSDVDAYVTYVVDTEWKRMADHGELSEHGGELLERIRRDVTDYEPQTDHEGQAYQPLVDQVAVVDDARSARGSSAGATMPGVVWFGLIVGALVTVGLIFTLQIRRSFREMLLAGLFSALIAFLLFLIWDFDAPFGRGISATAEPFSTQFPHLDLGG; this is encoded by the coding sequence TTGTCGGAATGGCTCGTCCTGTCCCTCGCGATGGCCGCGGCCTGTGCCGTGGTGCTGTCCATCGCCTTCTTGAACCACAGGAGGATCGGCGACGACGACGATCCGAACGAGACCCCGGACGTCATCGAGTACATGACGATGATGATCGGGGTGATCTACGCGATCGTGCTGGGTCTGGCGATCGCCGGCGTATGGGAGGGCCGCGGGGCCGCCCAGGAGTACGTGCGCCAGGAGGCCCAGGCGCTGCACGAGATCAGTGTCCGCTCCGAGGTCTACCCGGCCGAGGTGCGCAAGAGGATCCGGTCCGATGTCGACGCGTACGTGACCTACGTCGTGGACACGGAGTGGAAGCGGATGGCCGACCACGGCGAGCTCAGCGAGCACGGCGGCGAGCTGCTGGAACGTATCCGCCGGGACGTCACCGACTACGAGCCGCAGACCGACCACGAGGGGCAGGCCTACCAGCCGCTGGTCGACCAGGTCGCGGTCGTCGACGACGCCCGCAGCGCACGCGGTTCGAGCGCCGGGGCCACCATGCCGGGAGTGGTGTGGTTCGGACTGATCGTCGGCGCCCTGGTGACCGTGGGCCTGATCTTCACCCTGCAGATCAGGCGGTCGTTCCGCGAGATGCTGCTGGCGGGTCTGTTCAGTGCCCTCATCGCGTTCCTGCTGTTCCTGATCTGGGACTTCGACGCACCGTTCGGGCGGGGCATCTCCGCCACCGCCGAGCCGTTCTCCACCCAGTTCCCCCACCTGGACCTCGGCGGCTAG
- a CDS encoding putative bifunctional diguanylate cyclase/phosphodiesterase produces MAAAPASGSAAAPHGGIEDRIARFATIWGRAIFPVTATSLTRPEFERHLVPLTRTLTEALHARPFDASVAQQVGAELVAVHCTDPEALAGTLGVIESYLVLYCGPDGPEGSGVEGTEEYRSRCARLQHAIAAGYARALRERTLREQEAIARSALTARSDAQQALHASEERFRAVFEGAAVGIGIADLDGNVLEVNDTLLQMFGGLEGHVRSRNVSEWGHPDDTPHVWRMYGELVRGERESYRVEKPYYRHDGTVLWTNLTVSLLRDADGKPQYQLALMEDTTERRLLNLRLRYEATHDALTGLPNRTLFFERLEKALGGAGGDHYGLCYLDLDGFKAVNDSLGHSAGDRLLVEVADRLQSCATGPGEVVARLGGDEFVALTTGSDTEQKVTELAVRILTALSTPIRLEGRELTVRGSIGIVEGRAKERTPAEVLRSADITMYRAKAAGGNRFEFADAEADARAITRHGLTNALPAALERGEFFIEYQPLVHMRDGSVHGAEALVRWSHPQYGVLGPDRFIPLAERTGLIVPLGRWVLEEAVRQARIWQRQHGGAALRINVNLSPTQLHHPGLVADTVAVLEKSGLAPGALCLEVTESALIGADDELLEPLRRLAALGVDIALDDFGTGYSNLANLRRLPVSVLKLDRSFTQGMQQQPANPVDVKIVEGIVALAHSLELAVTVEGVETGAQAAQLRALGCDTAQGWYYARPGAPDRIHTLSLSDAVPTPS; encoded by the coding sequence GTGGCCGCGGCGCCGGCCAGCGGGTCCGCCGCGGCCCCGCACGGCGGCATCGAGGACCGGATCGCCCGCTTCGCCACGATCTGGGGCCGGGCGATCTTCCCGGTCACGGCGACCTCGCTGACCCGCCCCGAGTTCGAACGGCACCTCGTCCCCCTCACCCGGACGCTCACCGAGGCCCTGCACGCCCGGCCCTTCGACGCCTCGGTCGCCCAGCAGGTGGGGGCGGAACTCGTCGCCGTGCACTGCACCGACCCCGAGGCCCTGGCGGGCACCCTCGGCGTGATCGAGTCGTACCTGGTGCTCTACTGCGGCCCGGACGGACCCGAGGGCTCCGGCGTGGAGGGCACCGAGGAGTACCGCTCCCGCTGCGCCCGGCTGCAGCACGCGATCGCGGCGGGATATGCCCGCGCACTGCGCGAGCGCACCCTCAGGGAGCAGGAGGCCATCGCGCGCTCCGCGCTGACCGCGCGCAGCGACGCGCAGCAGGCCCTGCACGCGAGCGAGGAGCGCTTCCGGGCGGTCTTCGAGGGCGCGGCCGTGGGGATCGGCATCGCCGACCTCGACGGGAACGTCCTGGAGGTCAACGACACCCTGCTGCAGATGTTCGGCGGCCTGGAGGGACACGTCCGCAGCCGCAACGTCAGCGAGTGGGGGCACCCCGACGACACCCCGCACGTCTGGCGGATGTACGGCGAGCTGGTGCGCGGCGAGCGCGAGAGCTACCGCGTGGAGAAGCCGTACTACCGGCACGACGGCACCGTGCTCTGGACCAATCTGACGGTGTCGCTGCTGCGCGACGCCGACGGGAAGCCGCAGTACCAGCTGGCGCTGATGGAGGACACCACCGAACGCCGGCTGCTGAACCTGCGCCTGCGCTACGAGGCCACCCACGACGCCCTGACCGGTCTGCCCAACCGGACGCTGTTCTTCGAACGGCTGGAGAAGGCCCTGGGCGGGGCCGGAGGCGACCACTACGGCCTGTGCTATCTCGACCTCGACGGCTTCAAGGCGGTCAACGACAGCCTCGGGCACTCGGCGGGCGACCGGCTGCTGGTGGAGGTCGCCGACCGGCTGCAGAGCTGTGCGACCGGCCCCGGCGAGGTGGTGGCCCGGCTGGGCGGCGACGAGTTCGTCGCCCTGACCACCGGCTCCGACACCGAGCAGAAGGTGACCGAGCTGGCGGTCCGCATACTGACCGCCCTGTCCACCCCGATCCGGCTGGAGGGCCGGGAACTGACGGTCCGGGGCAGCATCGGCATCGTCGAGGGCCGGGCCAAGGAACGCACCCCGGCGGAGGTGCTGCGCAGCGCCGACATCACGATGTACCGGGCCAAGGCGGCCGGCGGCAACCGCTTCGAATTCGCCGACGCCGAGGCGGACGCCCGCGCGATCACCCGCCACGGCCTGACCAACGCCCTGCCCGCGGCGCTGGAACGCGGCGAGTTCTTCATCGAGTACCAGCCGCTCGTCCACATGCGTGACGGCAGCGTGCACGGGGCCGAGGCGCTGGTGCGCTGGTCGCACCCGCAGTACGGGGTCCTCGGCCCGGACCGTTTCATCCCGCTCGCCGAGCGGACCGGGCTGATCGTGCCGCTCGGGCGCTGGGTGCTGGAGGAAGCCGTCCGCCAGGCCCGTATCTGGCAGCGCCAGCACGGAGGCGCGGCCCTGCGGATCAACGTCAACCTCTCGCCGACCCAGCTGCACCACCCGGGCCTGGTCGCCGACACGGTGGCGGTGCTGGAGAAGTCCGGCCTGGCTCCCGGTGCGCTGTGCCTGGAGGTCACCGAATCGGCCCTGATAGGGGCCGACGACGAACTCCTGGAACCGCTGCGCCGGCTCGCCGCCCTCGGTGTGGACATCGCCCTCGACGACTTCGGTACCGGCTACTCGAACCTGGCCAACCTGCGACGGCTGCCGGTCAGCGTTCTGAAGCTCGACCGCTCCTTCACCCAGGGGATGCAGCAGCAGCCCGCCAACCCGGTCGACGTCAAGATCGTGGAGGGGATCGTCGCCCTGGCGCACAGCCTCGAACTCGCCGTCACCGTCGAGGGAGTGGAGACCGGAGCCCAGGCCGCCCAGCTGCGGGCCCTCGGCTGTGACACCGCACAGGGCTGGTACTACGCCCGGCCCGGGGCCCCGGACCGCATCCACACCCTCTCCCTCTCGGACGCGGTGCCCACGCCCTCCTGA
- a CDS encoding SAM-dependent methyltransferase, translated as MERPAWAPPGIDISVPSVSRIYDYYLGGSHNFEVDRQTARRAMEFMPGLPKIMQANRAFMRRAVRHAVAEGVTQFLDIGSGIPTFGNVHEIAQAASPQARVVYVDHDPVAVAHSRAVLTGDDQSDIVAADLRKPKEILDAPEVGRLLDLGRPVALLLVAVLHFLEDTDAPYAAVAELRDALAPGSMLILTHASYEGIPLTQETAAGTVGVYRDMRNPLVMRTREQISGFFDGFEMLEPGLVSMPDWRPDRPDEGEDGETPEDPYAFSGFGGVGRKA; from the coding sequence ATGGAGCGCCCCGCCTGGGCCCCGCCAGGCATCGACATATCGGTGCCGAGCGTGTCCCGCATCTATGATTACTACCTGGGCGGGTCCCACAATTTCGAGGTCGACCGCCAGACGGCTCGCCGGGCCATGGAATTCATGCCGGGACTGCCCAAGATCATGCAGGCCAACCGGGCATTCATGCGCCGTGCCGTCCGGCACGCCGTCGCCGAGGGCGTCACGCAGTTCCTCGACATCGGCTCCGGCATCCCCACCTTCGGCAACGTCCACGAGATCGCCCAGGCCGCCAGCCCGCAGGCGCGCGTCGTCTACGTCGACCACGACCCGGTGGCCGTCGCGCACAGCCGGGCCGTCCTCACGGGAGACGACCAGAGCGACATCGTCGCCGCCGACCTGCGCAAGCCCAAGGAGATCCTGGACGCCCCCGAGGTCGGCAGGCTGCTCGACCTCGGCCGCCCGGTCGCGCTCCTGCTCGTCGCCGTCCTGCACTTCCTGGAGGACACGGACGCCCCGTACGCCGCCGTCGCCGAACTGCGCGACGCGCTGGCCCCCGGCAGCATGCTGATTCTCACGCACGCCTCGTACGAGGGGATTCCGCTCACCCAGGAAACCGCCGCCGGCACCGTGGGCGTCTACCGCGACATGCGCAATCCTCTCGTCATGCGTACCCGGGAACAGATCAGCGGCTTCTTCGACGGGTTCGAGATGCTGGAGCCGGGCCTCGTGTCCATGCCCGACTGGAGGCCGGACCGGCCGGACGAGGGCGAGGACGGCGAGACACCGGAAGACCCCTACGCCTTCTCGGGCTTCGGCGGCGTGGGACGCAAGGCGTGA
- a CDS encoding LysR family transcriptional regulator: MQFQQLLYFVAVAETLHFTRAAERVHVAQPSLSQQIKALERELGAELFSRARGNIALTDAGEALLPLARRILADADTARLEVQELAQLRRGRVRLGATPSICTGLLPDVLRAFHDAHPGIELLIEESGSLDLVRELARGALDLALIALPLPPSAPALTTVELLTEDLVVVSSAERPAPGGGGELTIAGLRDEPMVMFRHGYDLRELTVAACRAEGFEPVFTVEGGEMDAVLGFVRAGLGVAVVPAMVVDRAGPGLRVTLLAGSPLRRTIALAHRTDVAPPRAARELRRMLMA; the protein is encoded by the coding sequence ATGCAGTTCCAGCAGCTCCTGTATTTCGTGGCCGTCGCCGAGACCCTGCACTTCACCCGGGCCGCGGAGCGCGTGCACGTGGCGCAGCCCTCGCTCTCGCAGCAGATCAAGGCGCTCGAACGGGAACTCGGGGCCGAGCTGTTCAGCCGGGCCCGGGGCAACATCGCGCTCACCGACGCGGGTGAGGCGCTGCTGCCGCTGGCCCGGCGGATCCTGGCGGACGCGGACACGGCGCGGCTGGAGGTCCAGGAACTCGCGCAGCTCCGGCGCGGCCGCGTCCGGCTCGGTGCCACGCCCAGCATCTGCACGGGCCTGCTCCCGGACGTGCTGCGGGCCTTCCATGACGCGCATCCCGGGATCGAGCTGCTGATCGAGGAGAGCGGCTCGCTGGACCTCGTACGGGAACTCGCGCGCGGAGCCCTGGACCTGGCCCTGATCGCCTTGCCGCTCCCTCCTTCGGCGCCGGCCCTGACCACGGTGGAGCTGCTGACGGAAGACCTCGTGGTGGTCTCCTCGGCGGAACGGCCGGCGCCCGGCGGAGGCGGCGAACTGACCATCGCAGGGCTGCGGGACGAGCCGATGGTGATGTTCCGGCACGGCTACGACCTGCGGGAGCTCACGGTGGCGGCCTGCCGGGCGGAGGGCTTCGAGCCGGTCTTCACCGTGGAGGGCGGCGAGATGGACGCGGTCCTGGGCTTCGTCCGGGCGGGGCTCGGTGTCGCGGTGGTTCCGGCGATGGTGGTGGACCGTGCCGGTCCGGGGCTGCGGGTGACCCTGCTGGCCGGCTCCCCGCTGCGCCGGACGATCGCCCTGGCCCACCGCACGGACGTGGCTCCGCCGCGCGCGGCGCGCGAGCTGCGGCGGATGCTGATGGCGTGA
- a CDS encoding succinate dehydrogenase — MALATRTDRRPSITRTIWDSSVGKKSVMAVSGLIMLGYLVVHMLGNLKIFFGADEFNGYAHWLRTLGSPFLHHEWALWLVRVGLLAAVVAHAVSAYQLSRRDIKARPVKYAHKRRRASYATRTMRWGGVILGLFIVWHLLDLTTLTVNERAWSGHPYENVLSTFSTWYGNTIYIVAMAALGLHVRHGFWSAAQTLGAGRARRERTLKFLADGLALVLFAGFVSVPVAVMTGVVS; from the coding sequence ATGGCTCTGGCAACGCGGACGGATCGACGGCCGTCCATCACACGCACGATCTGGGACTCCTCCGTCGGCAAGAAGTCCGTGATGGCCGTCTCCGGTCTGATCATGCTCGGCTACCTCGTCGTGCACATGCTCGGAAACCTCAAGATCTTCTTCGGGGCGGACGAGTTCAACGGCTACGCCCACTGGCTGCGCACCCTCGGCTCGCCCTTCCTCCACCACGAGTGGGCCCTGTGGCTGGTCCGCGTGGGACTCCTCGCCGCCGTCGTCGCCCACGCCGTGTCCGCGTACCAGCTCAGCCGCCGCGACATCAAGGCCCGCCCGGTGAAGTACGCCCACAAGCGCCGCCGCGCGAGCTACGCCACCCGCACCATGCGCTGGGGCGGCGTCATCCTCGGCCTGTTCATCGTCTGGCACCTGCTCGACCTCACCACGCTCACCGTCAACGAGCGCGCCTGGTCCGGCCACCCGTACGAGAACGTCCTGTCGACGTTCTCCACCTGGTACGGGAACACCATCTACATCGTGGCCATGGCCGCCCTCGGACTGCATGTCCGCCACGGCTTCTGGAGCGCCGCACAGACCCTCGGCGCGGGCCGCGCCCGGCGCGAGCGGACGCTGAAGTTCCTGGCGGACGGCCTGGCCCTCGTCCTCTTCGCGGGATTCGTCTCCGTCCCCGTCGCCGTCATGACCGGAGTGGTGAGCTGA
- a CDS encoding FAD-dependent monooxygenase, translated as MNHTDVLIAGSGPTGLTLACGLAQRGFAVRVIERRTEPHRESRGKGLRAGSLAIFEELGMAEPLIAAGTAGVVLRKYFDGEHINDTPTPEDAGLLIGQWQTEEALRDRLAALGVHVEYGAELAGITQDEEGVRVELADGGVITARYLAGCDGGRSTTRKLLGIPFEGNGEKEPAMVIGDVRAPGLGRDVWHQWFTSEGGGMLLCPMPGTDSFQLQASPEQDEHGEPLPPSLESFQRIFDRCAGVPGVRLEDPTWLSSWRVNVRMATRMREGRVLLAGDAAHVHPIAGGLGMNTGIEDAAALGRALAAALSGPDADADAALDAYEAERLPVAAGVLADTAERYERVVEAVRTPGRGTEVGLE; from the coding sequence ATGAACCACACCGATGTACTGATCGCCGGATCCGGCCCCACCGGGCTGACGCTCGCCTGCGGTCTCGCCCAGCGCGGATTCGCCGTCCGCGTCATCGAGCGCCGCACCGAACCGCACCGGGAGTCCCGGGGCAAGGGACTGCGGGCCGGCAGTCTCGCGATCTTCGAGGAACTCGGCATGGCCGAACCCCTGATCGCCGCCGGCACCGCGGGAGTGGTCCTGCGCAAGTACTTCGACGGCGAGCACATCAACGACACCCCCACCCCGGAGGACGCCGGCCTGCTGATCGGCCAGTGGCAGACCGAGGAGGCGCTGCGCGACCGGCTGGCCGCACTGGGCGTGCACGTCGAGTACGGGGCGGAGCTCGCCGGCATCACCCAGGACGAGGAGGGGGTGCGGGTCGAGCTGGCGGACGGAGGCGTGATCACGGCCCGCTATCTCGCCGGGTGCGACGGCGGGCGCAGCACCACCCGCAAGCTGCTCGGCATCCCCTTCGAGGGGAACGGGGAGAAGGAGCCCGCGATGGTCATCGGCGACGTCAGGGCGCCGGGGCTCGGCCGGGACGTCTGGCACCAGTGGTTCACCTCGGAGGGTGGGGGGATGCTCCTGTGCCCGATGCCGGGGACGGACTCCTTCCAGCTGCAGGCCTCACCCGAGCAGGACGAGCACGGCGAGCCCCTGCCGCCCTCCCTGGAGAGCTTCCAGCGGATCTTCGACCGGTGCGCCGGGGTGCCGGGCGTCCGGCTGGAGGACCCCACCTGGCTCTCCTCCTGGCGCGTCAACGTCCGCATGGCCACGCGGATGCGGGAGGGCCGGGTCCTGCTCGCCGGGGATGCCGCGCACGTGCACCCCATAGCCGGCGGGCTGGGCATGAACACCGGGATCGAGGACGCGGCGGCGCTCGGCCGCGCCTTGGCCGCCGCCCTCTCCGGGCCGGACGCGGACGCGGACGCGGCGCTCGACGCATACGAGGCGGAGCGGCTGCCGGTGGCCGCGGGGGTCCTGGCCGACACGGCCGAGCGGTACGAGCGGGTCGTGGAAGCGGTCCGGACCCCCGGCCGTGGGACGGAGGTCGGCCTGGAATGA
- a CDS encoding fumarate reductase/succinate dehydrogenase flavoprotein subunit, giving the protein MSNAYARFTTGEPLADTKAPEGPIAERWDRRRFEAKLVNPANRRKHTVIVVGTGLAGGAAGATLAEQGYHVVQFCFSDSPRRAHSIAAQGGINAAKNYRNDGDSVHRLFYDTVKGGDFRARESNVHRLAQISVEIIDQCVAQGVPFAREYGGLLDTRSFGGVQVSRTFYARGQTGQQLLLGAYQALSRQIAAGNVEMHARTEMLDLIVVEGVARGIVARDLITGEISTHYADAVVLASGGYGNVFYLSTNAMNSNATAVWRAHRRGAYFANPCFTQIHPTCIPRTGDHQSKLTLMSESLRNDGRIWVPKAKGDTRAAADIPESERDYYLERIYPSFGNLVPRDIASRAAKNVCDEGRGVGPGGQGVYLDFADAIRRMGRDQVAEKYGNLFDMYERITAENPYEVPMRIYPAVHYTMGGLWVDYDLQTTVPGLFAIGEANFSDHGANRLGASALMQGLADGYFVLPSTINDYLARHPHRSTVDDTHPESVAVVRETRERLAKLLAADGDRTPDSFHREIGELMWEYCGMARNEEGLRKALDRIPEIREEFWRRIKVPGSGEEFNQSLEKANRIVDYLELAELMCLDALARAESCGGHFREESQTPDGEAARQDEAFSYAAAWEFTDTGTAPVLHKEDLVFEYVHPTQRSYA; this is encoded by the coding sequence ATGAGCAACGCCTACGCCCGTTTCACCACCGGCGAGCCCCTCGCCGACACCAAGGCCCCCGAGGGCCCCATCGCCGAACGCTGGGACCGCCGCCGCTTCGAGGCGAAGCTGGTCAACCCGGCCAACCGGCGCAAGCACACAGTGATCGTCGTCGGCACCGGCCTGGCGGGCGGTGCCGCCGGCGCGACTCTCGCCGAGCAGGGCTACCACGTGGTCCAGTTCTGCTTCAGCGATTCGCCGCGCCGCGCCCATTCCATCGCCGCCCAGGGCGGCATCAACGCCGCCAAGAACTACCGCAACGACGGCGACTCGGTGCACCGCCTCTTCTACGACACCGTCAAGGGCGGCGACTTCCGCGCCCGCGAGTCCAACGTCCACCGCCTCGCGCAGATCTCCGTGGAGATCATCGACCAGTGCGTGGCCCAGGGCGTTCCCTTCGCCCGCGAGTACGGCGGCCTCCTCGACACCCGCTCCTTCGGCGGCGTCCAGGTCTCCCGCACCTTCTACGCCCGGGGCCAGACCGGCCAGCAGCTCCTGCTCGGCGCCTACCAGGCGCTCTCCCGGCAGATCGCCGCCGGCAACGTCGAGATGCACGCCCGTACCGAGATGCTCGACCTGATCGTCGTCGAGGGCGTGGCCCGCGGCATCGTCGCCCGCGACCTGATCACCGGCGAGATCTCCACCCACTACGCCGACGCGGTGGTCCTCGCCAGCGGCGGCTACGGCAACGTCTTCTACCTCTCCACCAACGCCATGAACTCCAACGCGACCGCCGTCTGGCGGGCGCACCGGCGCGGCGCGTACTTCGCCAACCCCTGCTTCACCCAGATCCACCCCACCTGCATCCCGCGCACCGGCGACCACCAGTCCAAGCTCACCCTCATGAGCGAGTCCCTGCGCAACGACGGACGCATCTGGGTCCCCAAGGCCAAGGGCGACACCCGCGCCGCGGCCGACATCCCCGAGTCCGAGCGGGACTACTACCTGGAGCGGATCTACCCCTCCTTCGGCAACCTCGTGCCCCGCGACATCGCCTCCCGCGCCGCGAAGAACGTCTGCGACGAGGGCCGCGGCGTGGGCCCCGGCGGCCAGGGCGTCTACCTCGACTTCGCCGACGCCATCCGCCGCATGGGCCGCGACCAGGTCGCCGAGAAGTACGGCAACCTCTTCGACATGTACGAGCGGATCACCGCGGAGAACCCGTACGAGGTCCCCATGCGGATCTACCCCGCCGTCCACTACACGATGGGCGGCCTGTGGGTCGACTACGACCTCCAGACCACCGTCCCCGGCCTGTTCGCCATCGGCGAGGCCAACTTCTCCGACCACGGAGCCAACCGCCTCGGCGCCTCCGCGCTGATGCAGGGCCTCGCCGACGGCTACTTCGTCCTCCCCTCCACCATCAACGACTACCTCGCCCGCCACCCCCACCGGAGCACCGTCGACGACACCCACCCCGAGTCCGTGGCCGTCGTACGCGAGACCCGCGAGCGGCTCGCGAAGCTGCTCGCCGCCGACGGGGACCGCACCCCCGACTCCTTCCACCGCGAGATCGGCGAACTCATGTGGGAGTACTGCGGGATGGCCCGCAACGAGGAAGGGCTGCGCAAGGCGCTCGACCGGATCCCCGAGATCCGCGAGGAGTTCTGGCGCCGGATCAAGGTCCCGGGCAGCGGCGAGGAGTTCAACCAGTCGCTGGAGAAGGCCAACCGCATCGTCGACTACCTCGAACTCGCCGAGCTGATGTGCCTCGACGCCCTCGCCCGCGCCGAATCCTGCGGCGGCCACTTCCGCGAGGAGTCCCAGACCCCCGACGGCGAGGCGGCCCGCCAGGACGAGGCCTTCTCCTACGCCGCCGCCTGGGAGTTCACGGACACCGGAACCGCTCCCGTCCTGCACAAGGAAGACCTCGTCTTCGAGTACGTCCACCCCACCCAGCGGAGCTACGCATGA
- a CDS encoding TetR/AcrR family transcriptional regulator, with protein MENTTGLRESKKLRTRRQLADTALELFLERGFDAVSVADVAAAAEVSKPTLFRYFPTKEDLLLDRFADHQDEVARIVRERPAGRTPVAAVHAHFLTALAERDPITGLCDHPEVLSFQRLLYTTASLESRLSHYSDREVELLAAALEAESVLPFAARLAAIHLVAARHELGRENWRRLDAGQSADEAHPAAVADADQAFGMLADGLDRTLPTAPPTPA; from the coding sequence ATGGAGAACACGACGGGTCTGCGCGAGAGCAAGAAGCTCCGTACGCGCCGGCAGCTGGCGGACACGGCGCTGGAGCTGTTCCTGGAGCGGGGTTTCGACGCCGTGTCGGTGGCGGATGTCGCTGCTGCGGCCGAGGTGTCCAAACCGACCCTCTTCCGGTACTTCCCGACCAAGGAGGACCTGCTCCTCGACCGGTTCGCCGACCATCAGGACGAGGTGGCGCGCATCGTCCGCGAGAGGCCCGCGGGCCGGACGCCGGTGGCGGCCGTGCACGCGCACTTCCTGACGGCCCTCGCCGAGCGGGACCCGATCACGGGGCTCTGTGACCATCCGGAGGTCCTCTCCTTCCAGCGGCTGCTCTACACCACCGCCAGCCTGGAGTCCCGCCTGTCCCACTACAGCGACCGCGAGGTCGAGCTGCTCGCCGCCGCGCTGGAGGCGGAGTCGGTGCTGCCGTTCGCCGCCCGGCTGGCGGCCATCCACCTGGTGGCGGCCCGTCACGAGCTGGGGCGGGAGAACTGGCGGCGGCTCGACGCCGGGCAGAGCGCCGACGAGGCCCATCCGGCCGCCGTGGCCGATGCCGACCAGGCCTTCGGCATGCTCGCCGACGGCCTCGACCGCACCCTTCCCACAGCCCCGCCCACACCCGCCTGA